A stretch of Myroides oncorhynchi DNA encodes these proteins:
- a CDS encoding exodeoxyribonuclease III — translation MKVISYNVNGIRAAISKGFIDWVQEENPDVICLQEIKAKEDQVPVADIAAAGYPYQYYYPAQKAGYSGVAILCKTEPKNIVFGTGIDYMDFEGRNVRVDYDTVSVMSLYLPSASNIERLDFKYKYMDDFFNYVDTLKKEIPNLIICGDYNICHEAIDIHDPVRNAKVSGFLPEERAWLDKFINNGFIDSFRMFNTEPHNYSWWTYRANARNNNKGWRIDYHLVTESLRAKIKHATILPDVKHSDHCPILVEIDA, via the coding sequence ATGAAAGTTATCTCATATAATGTCAACGGCATTCGTGCTGCTATAAGCAAAGGATTTATAGACTGGGTACAAGAAGAAAACCCAGATGTCATCTGCCTTCAAGAAATAAAAGCAAAAGAAGATCAAGTACCAGTGGCAGATATCGCAGCGGCAGGATACCCATATCAGTACTACTACCCTGCTCAAAAAGCAGGATATAGTGGTGTAGCTATCTTGTGCAAAACAGAGCCTAAGAACATCGTGTTCGGGACAGGAATAGACTATATGGACTTCGAAGGACGCAACGTCAGAGTAGATTATGACACCGTATCTGTGATGTCACTATACCTACCATCTGCCTCTAATATAGAGAGACTTGACTTTAAATATAAGTATATGGACGACTTCTTTAACTACGTAGATACACTTAAAAAAGAAATCCCAAACCTTATCATCTGTGGTGACTATAACATTTGTCACGAAGCTATCGATATTCACGACCCTGTCCGCAATGCTAAGGTTTCAGGGTTCTTACCAGAAGAACGCGCATGGTTAGACAAGTTTATCAATAATGGCTTTATAGACAGCTTCCGTATGTTTAATACAGAACCGCATAACTATAGTTGGTGGACATACAGAGCTAATGCACGTAATAATAACAAAGGATGGAGAATAGACTACCACTTAGTGACTGAGTCATTAAGAGCTAAGATTAAGCATGCGACTATTCTACCAGACGTTAAGCACTCTGACCACTGCCCTATTTTAGTTGAAATAGATGCTTAA
- a CDS encoding OmpA/MotB family protein — translation MAIKRIGLGLLAVVMFSSCVTRKLYNELDQQYKDALAENERINGELDLMNSSNTDLENIKRKLADQLKELQQERSNLNAEISAAQNKLKDLESSYNNLEQHSAETLKAEAARLAKAKTELEAKSKRVAELESILAANDKQMRTLKDNLSSALNAFEGRGLTIEQKNGKVYVSMENKLLFKSGSWTISDEGKGAVVELGKVLADNPDITVLIEGHTDNDKILGNLGEGIKTNWDLSTKRALTIVSILEQTPSIDKRNLTAAGRSEFAPLMSNNTPEGKAKNRRIEVILTPNLDKINSMLNQL, via the coding sequence ATAGCTATAAAACGTATTGGTTTAGGATTACTAGCCGTTGTTATGTTCTCTTCTTGTGTAACTAGAAAGCTTTATAACGAATTAGATCAACAATATAAAGATGCTCTAGCAGAAAACGAAAGAATTAATGGTGAACTAGATCTAATGAATAGTTCAAACACAGATTTAGAGAATATTAAACGCAAACTAGCTGACCAACTAAAAGAGCTTCAACAAGAGCGAAGTAATCTAAATGCCGAGATTTCGGCTGCTCAAAACAAATTAAAGGACTTAGAAAGTTCATATAACAATCTAGAACAACACAGTGCAGAGACGCTAAAAGCTGAGGCTGCGCGCCTAGCAAAAGCAAAAACTGAACTTGAAGCTAAATCAAAACGAGTAGCAGAACTAGAGAGTATCTTAGCAGCTAATGATAAACAAATGCGCACTTTAAAAGACAATTTGTCTAGTGCTCTTAATGCTTTTGAAGGAAGAGGATTAACTATCGAGCAGAAGAACGGGAAGGTATATGTCTCTATGGAGAACAAACTACTGTTTAAATCAGGTAGCTGGACTATCAGTGATGAAGGGAAGGGCGCTGTAGTCGAACTAGGAAAGGTATTAGCTGATAATCCTGATATCACTGTACTCATCGAAGGACATACTGATAACGATAAAATACTAGGTAATCTAGGTGAGGGAATAAAGACCAACTGGGATCTATCTACTAAACGTGCTTTAACTATCGTCTCTATATTAGAACAAACACCTAGTATAGATAAACGCAACCTAACTGCCGCAGGTAGAAGTGAGTTCGCTCCCCTAATGAGTAATAATACTCCTGAAGGAAAAGCTAAAAACAGACGTATAGAAGTAATCTTAACGCCTAACTTAGATAAAATCAACTCGATGTTGAATCAATTGTAA